In a single window of the Limnochorda sp. L945t genome:
- a CDS encoding spore maturation protein, producing MAQLFGVVAAWSVPLLVLAILLLGLGRRVHVYESFVQGARSGLLVGVRVIPYMVAMLAATELFQRSGAMQAVLDPVRPLAGWAGMPVEVLPMALVRPLSGSAASGLLAHLLETHGPDSFVGRLASVMQGSTETTLYVVTVYLGAVGVRDARWALAAGLLADLAGFGASVLAVHLMGWH from the coding sequence TTGGCGCAGCTCTTCGGAGTCGTCGCGGCGTGGAGCGTGCCGCTGCTCGTGCTGGCCATCTTGCTGCTGGGCCTGGGGCGGCGGGTGCACGTGTACGAGAGTTTCGTGCAGGGGGCGCGCAGCGGGTTGTTGGTGGGCGTCCGGGTCATCCCTTACATGGTGGCGATGCTGGCCGCCACGGAACTCTTCCAGCGTTCGGGGGCCATGCAGGCGGTGCTGGACCCGGTCCGGCCGCTGGCCGGGTGGGCCGGGATGCCGGTGGAGGTCCTGCCGATGGCCCTCGTCCGCCCTCTCTCCGGCTCCGCCGCCTCGGGCCTCCTGGCACACCTGCTCGAGACCCACGGCCCCGACTCCTTCGTCGGGCGGCTCGCGAGCGTCATGCAGGGGAGCACGGAGACCACGCTCTACGTCGTGACGGTCTACCTGGGAGCCGTGGGTGTCCGCGACGCCCGCTGGGCCCTGGCGGCAGGCCTGCTGGCGGATCTCGCCGGTTTCGGGGCCTCGGTGCTGGCGGTCCACCTGATGGGCTGGCACTGA
- a CDS encoding nucleoside recognition domain-containing protein, whose amino-acid sequence MINYVWGALVLGGTLAALLSGQPDVVTQALTDGALRGVELGVRMLGAIMLWTGLIRIADDAGLTRWLARALEPLARRLFPSVPGDSPAMGALLMAISANVLGLGNAATPLGIKAMSELQRLNPEPRRASPAMCTLLALSTSSVTVVPTGVIALRAAAGASQPADILVPTLIATTYSTLVALVADAYFRSRSLRR is encoded by the coding sequence GTGATCAACTACGTGTGGGGTGCACTCGTGCTGGGCGGCACGCTGGCGGCCCTCCTGAGCGGCCAACCGGACGTCGTGACGCAGGCGCTGACGGATGGGGCGCTGCGCGGCGTCGAGCTGGGCGTGCGCATGCTGGGAGCCATCATGCTCTGGACCGGGCTCATCCGGATCGCCGACGACGCGGGGCTCACCCGCTGGCTCGCCAGGGCCCTGGAGCCCCTGGCGCGCCGGTTGTTTCCATCCGTACCCGGCGACTCCCCGGCCATGGGAGCGCTCTTGATGGCCATCAGTGCCAACGTCCTCGGGCTCGGCAACGCGGCGACGCCTCTCGGCATCAAGGCGATGAGCGAGCTGCAGCGCCTCAATCCCGAACCCCGGCGGGCCTCCCCCGCCATGTGCACCCTGCTGGCGCTATCGACGTCGAGCGTCACCGTGGTGCCGACCGGGGTCATCGCCCTGCGGGCCGCGGCCGGGGCTTCGCAGCCGGCGGACATCCTCGTCCCGACGTTGATCGCCACCACCTATTCGACCCTCGTGGCGCTGGTCGCCGACGCGTACTTCCGTTCCCGGTCGCTGCGGAGGTAG
- the gabT gene encoding 4-aminobutyrate--2-oxoglutarate transaminase yields MKTQVPGPRSREILELMQRYVPRAMTPHVPAVIARASGAIVEDVDGNQFIDFSGGIGVVNVGHAPPEVVDAVTEQTRRFLHTDFTVVPYEPYVRLAERLARQAPGGPWKVAFFNSGAEAVENAVKLARYATGRAGVIALEGAFHGRTYMAMTLTSKVKPYKERFGPFVPEVYRVPAPYCYRCPLGLRYPDCGLACVESMKRALVTTVAPEAVAAVIVEPVQGEGGFVVPPPEYLPAVRELTARHDILLIVDEIQTGFGRTGRFFAVEHFGVRPDVLTVGKSLAAGLPLSGVIARAELYDRLGESVVGGTFVGNPVACAAGLAVLDIFERQQLVERASRLGELIRQRMMAMQERFAIIGDVRGLGAMMAMELVRDRSTKEPADVETSRILKRCFEQGLIAVKAGIYGNVIRMLVPLVIEEEQLLEGLAILEQAIAQEIRA; encoded by the coding sequence ATGAAAACGCAGGTACCCGGCCCACGATCCCGAGAGATCCTCGAGCTGATGCAGCGTTACGTGCCGCGCGCCATGACGCCGCACGTGCCGGCGGTGATTGCCCGCGCCTCGGGCGCCATCGTCGAGGACGTCGACGGCAACCAGTTCATCGATTTCTCGGGCGGCATCGGGGTGGTCAACGTGGGTCACGCCCCGCCGGAAGTGGTCGACGCCGTCACCGAGCAGACCCGCCGCTTCTTGCACACGGACTTCACCGTGGTGCCCTACGAGCCGTACGTGCGCCTGGCCGAGCGCCTGGCCCGGCAGGCTCCGGGCGGGCCCTGGAAAGTCGCCTTCTTCAACTCCGGCGCCGAGGCGGTGGAAAACGCCGTCAAGCTGGCCCGCTACGCGACCGGGCGCGCCGGCGTCATCGCGCTCGAGGGGGCGTTCCACGGTCGCACCTACATGGCCATGACCCTCACGAGCAAGGTCAAGCCGTACAAGGAGCGGTTCGGCCCCTTCGTGCCCGAGGTGTACCGGGTGCCGGCTCCCTACTGCTACCGATGCCCCCTCGGCCTGCGTTACCCCGACTGCGGCCTCGCCTGTGTCGAGTCCATGAAGCGGGCCCTGGTCACGACGGTCGCTCCCGAGGCCGTGGCCGCGGTCATCGTGGAGCCGGTACAGGGCGAGGGCGGCTTCGTCGTGCCGCCCCCGGAGTACCTGCCGGCCGTCCGCGAGCTGACCGCCCGCCACGATATCCTCCTCATCGTGGACGAGATCCAGACGGGCTTCGGGCGGACGGGGCGGTTCTTCGCCGTGGAGCACTTCGGGGTCCGGCCGGACGTGCTGACCGTAGGGAAGTCGCTGGCGGCAGGCCTGCCCCTGTCGGGCGTCATCGCCCGGGCGGAGCTCTACGACCGGCTCGGCGAATCGGTGGTGGGCGGCACTTTCGTGGGCAACCCCGTGGCCTGCGCGGCGGGGCTCGCCGTGCTGGACATCTTCGAGCGGCAGCAGCTGGTAGAGCGGGCGAGCCGCCTCGGAGAGCTGATCCGGCAGCGCATGATGGCCATGCAGGAGCGTTTTGCCATCATCGGGGACGTACGCGGCCTGGGCGCCATGATGGCCATGGAGCTGGTGCGGGATCGGAGCACCAAGGAGCCGGCCGACGTGGAGACTTCCCGGATCCTCAAGCGTTGCTTCGAGCAGGGATTGATCGCGGTCAAGGCGGGCATCTACGGCAACGTGATCCGCATGCTGGTGCCGCTGGTCATCGAAGAGGAGCAGCTGCTGGAGGGCCTGGCGATCCTGGAGCAGGCCATCGCACAGGAGATCCGGGCTTAG
- the tdh gene encoding L-threonine 3-dehydrogenase has product MGHGLMPALVKEAPGPGLILTERPVPEPGPGQVRARVILAGICGTDGHIYAWDEWAAGRIRPPVVIGHEWMGVVDAVGPGVEDVRVGERISAEMHFYCGRCRPCRTGQPHLCTRLVIGGVDVDGAFASYVVVPAQNVWKLDPAIPDEVGAIMDPLGNAVHTALEFPLAGATVAVTGAGPIGLAAVAVARKAGATAIFVTEVSPERRRLAERMGADLVLDPSAGDPVERVLRETGGEGVDVLLEMSGHPAAMVQGLQMVRPGGSVAQLGLPSRPLTVDLGRLVVLKGLTVRGIHGRRIFTTWHQLSEMLRGGLDVRPIITHRFRLEEYGRAFEMLASGRCGKILLEVP; this is encoded by the coding sequence ATGGGGCACGGTCTCATGCCGGCACTGGTAAAGGAGGCTCCGGGGCCTGGGCTGATCCTGACGGAGCGGCCCGTGCCGGAGCCGGGACCCGGGCAGGTGAGGGCGCGGGTCATCCTGGCCGGCATCTGCGGCACCGACGGGCATATCTACGCGTGGGACGAGTGGGCGGCCGGTCGCATCCGGCCGCCGGTCGTGATCGGGCACGAGTGGATGGGCGTGGTGGACGCGGTCGGGCCGGGCGTGGAGGACGTCCGGGTGGGTGAGCGCATCAGCGCGGAGATGCACTTCTACTGCGGGAGGTGCCGCCCGTGCCGGACGGGGCAGCCTCACCTGTGCACCCGGCTCGTCATCGGCGGGGTCGACGTCGACGGCGCCTTCGCGTCGTACGTGGTGGTGCCCGCCCAAAACGTGTGGAAGCTCGATCCTGCGATCCCCGACGAGGTCGGGGCCATCATGGATCCCCTGGGCAACGCCGTGCACACGGCGCTGGAGTTTCCGCTCGCAGGAGCGACGGTGGCGGTGACGGGGGCCGGCCCCATCGGGCTCGCCGCCGTGGCGGTGGCGAGGAAGGCGGGGGCGACGGCTATCTTCGTCACCGAGGTGAGCCCGGAGCGCCGGCGGCTGGCGGAGCGGATGGGGGCGGACCTGGTGCTCGATCCGTCCGCGGGCGACCCGGTGGAGCGAGTCTTGCGGGAGACCGGGGGCGAGGGAGTCGACGTGCTGCTGGAGATGTCCGGGCACCCGGCGGCCATGGTCCAGGGGCTGCAGATGGTGCGGCCGGGGGGATCGGTGGCGCAGCTGGGGCTACCGTCCCGGCCGCTGACGGTCGACCTGGGCCGGCTCGTCGTGCTCAAGGGCCTGACCGTGCGCGGCATCCACGGCCGCCGGATCTTCACCACCTGGCACCAGCTCAGCGAGATGCTGCGGGGCGGGCTCGACGTGCGCCCGATCATCACGCACCGGTTCCGGCTGGAGGAGTACGGGAGAGCCTTCGAGATGCTGGCGAGCGGGCGGTGCGGCAAGATCCTGCTCGAGGTCCCGTGA
- a CDS encoding glycine C-acetyltransferase, with the protein MTETGASALAFLDAELSELRARGIFRYPRVLDSPQQAVAVVDGRKVINLSSNNYLGLANHPYLKETAEKAVRDWGVGSGAVRPIIGTLRMHEELERRIAAFKKTEAALVFQSGFTANAGTVAAILGKEDVIVSDELNHASIIDGCRLSRAEIRIFPHRDVEALRRLLEEARPKARRILVVTDGVFSMDGDIAPLPEIVRVAREFGAITMVDDAHASGVLGKNGRGSVDHFGLHGQLDIQVGTLSKAIGVLGGYVAGSRSLIDYLIARARPFLFSTSHPPAVTAACLAAFDLLEREPERIQRLWDNTRYFKDGLKRIGFDTGASETPITPVIVGDEGKAMRLSDELFDLGVFAQGIVYPTVPRGKARVRTIVTAEHTRDDLDRALEAFEQAGRRIGVVS; encoded by the coding sequence ATGACGGAGACTGGGGCATCGGCACTGGCGTTCCTGGATGCGGAGCTCTCCGAGCTGAGGGCCCGGGGCATCTTCCGGTATCCCAGGGTCCTGGACAGCCCGCAGCAGGCCGTGGCCGTCGTCGACGGGAGAAAGGTGATCAACCTCTCGTCCAACAACTACCTGGGCCTTGCCAACCACCCGTACCTCAAGGAGACGGCCGAGAAGGCCGTGCGGGACTGGGGAGTGGGTTCAGGGGCGGTACGGCCCATCATCGGCACGCTCCGGATGCACGAGGAGCTCGAGCGACGCATCGCCGCCTTCAAGAAGACCGAGGCGGCGCTGGTCTTCCAGTCGGGCTTCACGGCCAACGCCGGTACGGTCGCGGCCATCCTGGGCAAAGAAGACGTCATCGTCTCCGACGAGCTCAACCATGCGAGCATCATCGACGGGTGCCGGCTCTCCCGGGCGGAGATCCGGATCTTCCCGCACCGGGACGTGGAGGCGCTGCGGCGCCTGCTCGAAGAGGCTCGCCCGAAGGCGCGGCGCATCCTGGTCGTCACCGACGGCGTCTTCAGCATGGACGGCGACATCGCGCCGCTGCCGGAGATCGTGCGGGTGGCCAGGGAGTTCGGGGCCATCACCATGGTTGACGACGCCCACGCGAGCGGAGTGCTCGGCAAGAACGGCAGGGGGAGCGTCGACCACTTCGGGCTGCACGGGCAGCTCGACATCCAGGTGGGCACCCTCTCCAAGGCCATCGGGGTGCTGGGCGGGTACGTGGCCGGTAGCCGCAGCCTGATCGACTACCTGATCGCCCGGGCCCGGCCCTTCCTCTTCTCCACCTCCCACCCGCCGGCCGTCACGGCGGCATGCCTGGCGGCGTTCGACCTGCTCGAGCGAGAGCCGGAGCGGATCCAGCGGCTGTGGGACAACACCCGCTACTTCAAGGACGGCTTGAAGCGGATCGGTTTCGACACGGGAGCCAGCGAGACGCCCATCACGCCGGTGATCGTCGGCGACGAGGGCAAGGCCATGCGGCTGTCCGACGAGCTGTTCGATCTCGGCGTCTTTGCCCAGGGCATCGTCTATCCGACCGTACCCAGGGGCAAGGCGCGAGTCCGCACCATCGTCACCGCGGAGCACACCCGGGACGATCTGGACCGGGCGCTGGAAGCCTTCGAGCAGGCCGGCCGGCGGATCGGCGTCGTGAGCTGA
- a CDS encoding PadR family transcriptional regulator — protein sequence MGPGWHRGSARGPGAGCGPWGRRAAAHRAGPGGGLWMARILLSLARGPLHGYRLLELQEQETWGDAPPLLPGTLYRWLRELERAGLVVSSWETGESGPARRTYVLTPQGWELLEELIRHLRRQRQAIDGVLEAYARLRAPGPASGEERR from the coding sequence GTGGGGCCGGGATGGCACAGGGGGAGCGCCAGAGGGCCGGGCGCAGGCTGTGGCCCGTGGGGTAGAAGGGCCGCCGCCCACCGGGCCGGGCCGGGCGGCGGGCTGTGGATGGCCCGCATCCTGCTGAGCCTCGCGCGGGGGCCGCTGCACGGGTACCGCCTCCTCGAACTGCAGGAGCAAGAGACGTGGGGCGACGCCCCCCCGCTGCTGCCCGGTACGCTCTACCGGTGGCTGCGGGAGCTGGAACGCGCCGGCCTGGTGGTCTCGTCGTGGGAAACCGGCGAGTCGGGCCCCGCCCGCCGCACGTACGTCCTCACGCCCCAGGGGTGGGAGCTCCTGGAGGAGCTGATCCGTCACCTGCGCCGGCAGCGGCAGGCCATCGACGGCGTCCTGGAGGCCTACGCCCGCCTGCGGGCGCCCGGTCCTGCGAGCGGCGAGGAGAGGAGGTGA